A single genomic interval of Tursiops truncatus isolate mTurTru1 chromosome 1, mTurTru1.mat.Y, whole genome shotgun sequence harbors:
- the SMIM1 gene encoding small integral membrane protein 1: protein MQPQESSIQYSRWEDSSRDEVSVASGPGAQEASGCKRVSRKLCSGKLGISLKVLGGVALFWVVFTLGYVTGYFVHKCK from the exons ATGCAGCCCCAGGAGAGTAGCATCCAGTACAGTAGGTGGGAGGACAGCAGCCGGGATGAAGTCAGCGTGGCCAGCGGGCCCGGCGCACAGGAGGCCTCGGGCTGTAAGag GGTCTCCCGGAAGCTGTGCTCGGGCAAGCTGGGCATCTCCTTGAAGGTGCTGGGTGGAGTGGCCCTCTTCTGGGTCGTGTTCACCCTGGGCTACGTCACCGGCTACTTCGTGCACAAGTGCAAATGA